A single region of the Equus przewalskii isolate Varuska chromosome 26, EquPr2, whole genome shotgun sequence genome encodes:
- the MAMDC4 gene encoding apical endosomal glycoprotein isoform X13 translates to MWDGPGQTGRGVILPQATWLSLLAAGFPGWAWVPNHCKTPSEAVCNFVCDCRDCSDEAQCGYQGASPTVGAPFVCDFEQDSCGWRDISTSGYSWLRDRAGAVLEGPGPHSDHTLGTDLGWYMAVGTHRGKEVSTAALRSPILHEAGPACELRLWYHTASGDVAELRLELTHSMETLTLWQSSGPWGPGWQELVVATGRIRGNFQVTFSATRNATHRGTVALDDLAFWGCGLPTPQARCLPGHHHCQNKACVEPHQLCDGDDNCGDGSDEDTPLCSHHMATNFETGLGLWDNLEGWARNHSTSSPERPAWPRRDHSWNSAQGSFLVSVAEPSAPAILSSPEFQASGPHNCSLVFYHYLHGSEAGSLQLLLQTGGPGAPQAPVLLRRRHGELGAMWVRDRVDIQSKHPFRIVLAGQTGPGGIVGLDDLILSDHCKPVLVVSGPPPGLWAPVPWPQPSSLQPWDFCEPGHLSCGDLCVPPEQLCDFQQQCMGGEDEQECGTTDFETPMAGGWEDASVGRLQWGRHLAQESRVPSTHASGAAAGYFLSVQRAWGQLTAEARVLTPALGPSGPRCELHMAYYFQSHPQGFLALVVVEDGNRELVWQVPSSSSGGWKVDTVLLGARHRPFWLEFVGLVDLDGPGHQGAGVDNLIMKDCSPTATSESDTEISCNFERDTCGWHISHLTDSHWHRMESHGPGYDHTTGRGYFMLLDPTDPPARGPGAQLLTQPQVPAGSRECLSFWYHLHGPQIGTLRLVMRRDGEVDTHLWSRSGTHGNRWHEAWATLHHQLDSGTKYQLLFEGLRNGYHGTMALDDVAVRPGPCWAPKRCSFEDSACGFSTRGQGLWMRQTNATGHTAWGPRADHTTETAQGHYMVVNTSPQALPRGHIASLTSEEHRPLAQPACLTFWYHLSLQNPGTLQVHVEEARRRQVLSISAHGGFAWRLGSVDVQAEQAWRVSVQVGPSSPSKAPDYVRLLCPVPAQVVFEAVAAGVEHSYIALDDLLLQDGPCPRPASCDFEAGLCGWSHLPWPSLGGYSWDWSSGDTPSRYPQPSVDHTLGTEAGDAAVATSQATVPAVVGGALLLLVLLVLLALVGRHWLWKKGDCAFGAKRAAAAPGFDNILFNADGVILPVSVTNDQ, encoded by the exons ATGTGGGACGGTCCTGGGCAAACCGGGAGGGGAGTCATTCTGCCCCAGGCCACCTGGCTGTCTCTGCTGGCAGCAGGGTTCCCAGGCTGGGCCTGGGTCCCCAACCACTGCAAGACCCCCAGCGAGGCCGTGTGCAACTTCGTGTGTGACTGCAGGGACTGCTCCGATGAGGCCCAGTGCG GTTACCAGGGGGCTTCACCCACCGTGGGCGCCCCCTTTGTCTGCGACTTTGAGCAGGACTCCTGTGGCTGGCGGGACATCAGCACCTCCGGCTACAGCTGGCTCCGAGACCGGGCAGGAGCTGTGCTGGAGGGTCCAGGGCCACACTCAGACCACACTCTCGGCACCGACCTGG GCTGGTACATGGCTGTTGGCACGCACCGTGGGAAGGAGGTGTCCACTGCAGCCCTGCGCTCTCCCATCCTGCATGAGGCAGGCCCTGCCTGTGAGCTGAGGCTCTGGTACCACACGGCCTCTGGAG ATGTGGCTGAGCTGCGCCTGGAGCTGACCCACAGTATGGAGACACTGACCCTGTGGCAGAGCTcagggccctggggcccaggctggcaGGAGCTGGTGGTGGCCACCGGCCGCATCCGGGGCAACTTCCAA GTGACCTTCTCTGCTACCCGAAATGCTACCCACAGGGGCACTGTGGCCTTGGACGACCTGGCCTTCTGGGGCTGTGGACTGCCCA CCCCCCAGGCGCGCTGCCTCCCGGGCCATCATCATTGCCAGAACAAGGCCTGCGTGGAGCCCCATCAGCTGTGCGACGGGGACGACAACTGTGGGGATGGTTCAGATGAGGACACTCCTCTCTGCA GCCACCACATGGCCACTAACTTTGAGACAGGCCTGGGCCTGTGGGACAATTTGGAGGGCTGGGCCCGGAACCACAGCACGAGTAGCCCCGAGCGCCCCGCCTGGCCACGCCGTGACCACAGCTGGAACAGCGCACAGG GCTCCTTCCTGGTCTCCGTGGCCGAGCCCAGCGCCCCTGCCATCTTGTCCAGTCCTGAGTTCCAAGCCTCAGGCCCCCACAACTGCTCG CTTGTCTTCTATCACTACCTGCACGGCTCTGAGGCTGGCAGCCTCCAGCTGCTCCTGCAGACTGGGGGCCCCGGAGCCCCCCAGGCCCCCGTCCTGCTGCGCAGGCGTCATGGGGAGCTGGGGGCCATGTGGGTCCGAGACCGAGTTGACATCCAGAGCAAGCACCCCTTCCGG ATCGTCCTGGCGGGGCAGACAGGGCCGGGGGGCATTGTGGGCCTGGATGACCTCATCCTGTCAGACCACTGCAAACCAGTCCTGG TGGTGTCTGGCCCACCTCCGGGGCTCTGGGCCCCAGTGCCCTGGCCCCAGCCATCCAGCCTGCAGCCCTGGGATTTCTGTGAGCCAGGACATCTCTCCTGTGGGGACCTGTGTGTCCCCCCAgagcagctgtgtgacttccaGCAGCAGTGCATGGGGGGCGAGGACGAGCAGGAGTGTG GCACCACGGACTTCGAGACCCCCAtggctgggggttgggaggaTGCCAGCGTGGGGCGGCTGCAGTGGGGGCGTCACCTGGCCCAGGAAAGCAGGGTCCCTAGCACCCATGCCAGCGGGGCTGCTGCTG GGTACTTCCTGTCCGTGCAAAGAGCCTGGGGGCAGCTGACGGCGGAGGCCCGGGTTCTCACAccagccctgggcccctcagGCCCCCGCTGTGAACTCCACATGGCTTACTATTTTCAGAGTCACCCCCAAG GCTTCCTGGCGCTGGTCGTGGTGGAGGATGGCAACCGCGAGCTGGTGTGGCAAGTCCCAAGCAGCAGCAGCGGAGGCTGGAAGGTGGACACGGTGCTTCTTGGGGCACGCCACCGGCCCTTCTGG CTGGAGTTTGTTGGCCTGGTGGACTTGGATGGCCCTGGGCACCAGGGCGCGGGGGTGGACAACCTGATCATGAAGGACTGCAGCCCCACGGCGACCAGCGAGTCAGACACAG AGATCTCATGTAACTTTGAGCGGGACACATGCGGCTGGCACATCAGCCACCTCACAGACAGTCACTGGCACCGCATGGAGAGCCATGGCCCTGGGTACGACCACACCACAGGCCGAG GCTACTTCATGCTCCTCGACCCCACAGACCCCCCAGCCCGGGGCCCTGGTGCCCAGCTGCTCACCCAGCCCCAGGTGCCGGCAGGCTCTCGGGAGTGTCTCTCCTTCTGGTACCACCTTCACGGACCCCAGATCG GGACGCTGCGCCTGGTGATGAGACGGGATGGGGAGGTGGACACACACCTGTGGTCACGCTCTGGCACCCATGGCAACCGCTGGCACGAGGCCTGGGCCACCCTCCACCACCAGCTGGACTCTGGCACCAAGTACCAA TTGCTGTTCGAGGGCCTCCGGAACGGGTACCACGGCACCATGGCGCTGGATGACGTGGCTGTGCGGCCTGGGCCCTGCTGGGCTCCCAAACGCTGCTCCTTCGAGGACTCAGCCTGCGGCTTCTCCACCAGGGGCCAGGGCCTCTGGATGCGCCAGACCAATGCCACAGGCCACACTGCCTGGGGCCCTCGTGCTGACCACACCACGGAGACGGCTCAGG GGCACTACATGGTGGTGAACACGagcccacaggccctgccccGCGGCCACATAGCCTCCCTGACCTCAGAGGAGCACAGGCCACtggcccagcctgcctgcctgacCTTCTGGTACCACCTGAGCCTCCAAAACCCAG GCACCCTGCAGGTCCACGTGGAGGAGGCCAGGAGACGCCAGGTGCTCAGCATCAGTGCCCATGGAGGGTTTGCCTGGCGCCTGGGCAGCGTGGATGTACAGGCTGAGCAGGCCTGGAGGGTGAGTGTGCAGGTGGGTCCTTCCTCACCCTCAAAGGCTCCAGACTATGTGAGGCTACTCTGCCCTGTGCCTGCCCAGGTGGTGTTTGAGGCTGTGGCCGCCGGCGTGGAGCACTCCTACATCGCTCTGGACGACCTGCTCCTCCAGGACGGGCCCTGCCCTCGGCCAG CTTCCTGTGACTTTGAGGctggcctgtgtggctggagccacctgccctggcccagcctgggcgGATACAGCTGGGATTGGAGCAGTGGAGACACACCCTCCCGCTACCCCCAGCCCAGTGTGGACCACACCCTGGGCACGGAGGCAG GGGACGCGGCAGTGGCCACATCTCAGGCCACAGTGCCAGCTGTGGTTGGCggtgccctcctcctcctcgtgcTCCTGGTACTGCTGGCACTCGTGGGAAGGCACTGGCTGTGGAAGAAGGGGGACTGTGCCTTTGGGGCCAAGAGGGCAGCTGCAGCCCCAGGCTTTGACAACATTCTCTTCAATGCG GATGGTGTCATCCTGCCGGTGTCGGTCACCAACGACCAGTAG
- the MAMDC4 gene encoding apical endosomal glycoprotein isoform X5 produces MWDGPGQTGRGVILPQATWLSLLAAGFPGWAWVPNHCKTPSEAVCNFVCDCRDCSDEAQCGYQGASPTVGAPFVCDFEQDSCGWRDISTSGYSWLRDRAGAVLEGPGPHSDHTLGTDLGWYMAVGTHRGKEVSTAALRSPILHEAGPACELRLWYHTASGDVAELRLELTHSMETLTLWQSSGPWGPGWQELVVATGRIRGNFQVTFSATRNATHRGTVALDDLAFWGCGLPTPQARCLPGHHHCQNKACVEPHQLCDGDDNCGDGSDEDTPLCSHHMATNFETGLGLWDNLEGWARNHSTSSPERPAWPRRDHSWNSAQGSFLVSVAEPSAPAILSSPEFQASGPHNCSLVFYHYLHGSEAGSLQLLLQTGGPGAPQAPVLLRRRHGELGAMWVRDRVDIQSKHPFRIVLAGQTGPGGIVGLDDLILSDHCKPVLVVSGPPPGLWAPVPWPQPSSLQPWDFCEPGHLSCGDLCVPPEQLCDFQQQCMGGEDEQECGTTDFETPMAGGWEDASVGRLQWGRHLAQESRVPSTHASGAAAGYFLSVQRAWGQLTAEARVLTPALGPSGPRCELHMAYYFQSHPQGFLALVVVEDGNRELVWQVPSSSSGGWKVDTVLLGARHRPFWLEFVGLVDLDGPGHQGAGVDNLIMKDCSPTATSESDTEISCNFERDTCGWHISHLTDSHWHRMESHGPGYDHTTGRGYFMLLDPTDPPARGPGAQLLTQPQVPAGSRECLSFWYHLHGPQIGTLRLVMRRDGEVDTHLWSRSGTHGNRWHEAWATLHHQLDSGTKYQLLFEGLRNGYHGTMALDDVAVRPGPCWAPKRCSFEDSACGFSTRGQGLWMRQTNATGHTAWGPRADHTTETAQGHYMVVNTSPQALPRGHIASLTSEEHRPLAQPACLTFWYHLSLQNPGTLQVHVEEARRRQVLSISAHGGFAWRLGSVDVQAEQAWRVSVQVGPSSPSKAPDYVRLLCPVPAQVVFEAVAAGVEHSYIALDDLLLQDGPCPRPASCDFEAGLCGWSHLPWPSLGGYSWDWSSGDTPSRYPQPSVDHTLGTEAGHFALFETGVLGPGGRAAWLRSQPLPPTVVSCLRFWYHMGFPEHFYKGELRVLLSSAQGQLVLWGAGGHLRHQWLESRLEVASTEEFQIVFEATLGGQPALGPIALDDIEYLAGQRCQLPAPSQGDAAVATSQATVPAVVGGALLLLVLLVLLALVGRHWLWKKGDCAFGAKRAAAAPGFDNILFNADGVILPVSVTNDQ; encoded by the exons ATGTGGGACGGTCCTGGGCAAACCGGGAGGGGAGTCATTCTGCCCCAGGCCACCTGGCTGTCTCTGCTGGCAGCAGGGTTCCCAGGCTGGGCCTGGGTCCCCAACCACTGCAAGACCCCCAGCGAGGCCGTGTGCAACTTCGTGTGTGACTGCAGGGACTGCTCCGATGAGGCCCAGTGCG GTTACCAGGGGGCTTCACCCACCGTGGGCGCCCCCTTTGTCTGCGACTTTGAGCAGGACTCCTGTGGCTGGCGGGACATCAGCACCTCCGGCTACAGCTGGCTCCGAGACCGGGCAGGAGCTGTGCTGGAGGGTCCAGGGCCACACTCAGACCACACTCTCGGCACCGACCTGG GCTGGTACATGGCTGTTGGCACGCACCGTGGGAAGGAGGTGTCCACTGCAGCCCTGCGCTCTCCCATCCTGCATGAGGCAGGCCCTGCCTGTGAGCTGAGGCTCTGGTACCACACGGCCTCTGGAG ATGTGGCTGAGCTGCGCCTGGAGCTGACCCACAGTATGGAGACACTGACCCTGTGGCAGAGCTcagggccctggggcccaggctggcaGGAGCTGGTGGTGGCCACCGGCCGCATCCGGGGCAACTTCCAA GTGACCTTCTCTGCTACCCGAAATGCTACCCACAGGGGCACTGTGGCCTTGGACGACCTGGCCTTCTGGGGCTGTGGACTGCCCA CCCCCCAGGCGCGCTGCCTCCCGGGCCATCATCATTGCCAGAACAAGGCCTGCGTGGAGCCCCATCAGCTGTGCGACGGGGACGACAACTGTGGGGATGGTTCAGATGAGGACACTCCTCTCTGCA GCCACCACATGGCCACTAACTTTGAGACAGGCCTGGGCCTGTGGGACAATTTGGAGGGCTGGGCCCGGAACCACAGCACGAGTAGCCCCGAGCGCCCCGCCTGGCCACGCCGTGACCACAGCTGGAACAGCGCACAGG GCTCCTTCCTGGTCTCCGTGGCCGAGCCCAGCGCCCCTGCCATCTTGTCCAGTCCTGAGTTCCAAGCCTCAGGCCCCCACAACTGCTCG CTTGTCTTCTATCACTACCTGCACGGCTCTGAGGCTGGCAGCCTCCAGCTGCTCCTGCAGACTGGGGGCCCCGGAGCCCCCCAGGCCCCCGTCCTGCTGCGCAGGCGTCATGGGGAGCTGGGGGCCATGTGGGTCCGAGACCGAGTTGACATCCAGAGCAAGCACCCCTTCCGG ATCGTCCTGGCGGGGCAGACAGGGCCGGGGGGCATTGTGGGCCTGGATGACCTCATCCTGTCAGACCACTGCAAACCAGTCCTGG TGGTGTCTGGCCCACCTCCGGGGCTCTGGGCCCCAGTGCCCTGGCCCCAGCCATCCAGCCTGCAGCCCTGGGATTTCTGTGAGCCAGGACATCTCTCCTGTGGGGACCTGTGTGTCCCCCCAgagcagctgtgtgacttccaGCAGCAGTGCATGGGGGGCGAGGACGAGCAGGAGTGTG GCACCACGGACTTCGAGACCCCCAtggctgggggttgggaggaTGCCAGCGTGGGGCGGCTGCAGTGGGGGCGTCACCTGGCCCAGGAAAGCAGGGTCCCTAGCACCCATGCCAGCGGGGCTGCTGCTG GGTACTTCCTGTCCGTGCAAAGAGCCTGGGGGCAGCTGACGGCGGAGGCCCGGGTTCTCACAccagccctgggcccctcagGCCCCCGCTGTGAACTCCACATGGCTTACTATTTTCAGAGTCACCCCCAAG GCTTCCTGGCGCTGGTCGTGGTGGAGGATGGCAACCGCGAGCTGGTGTGGCAAGTCCCAAGCAGCAGCAGCGGAGGCTGGAAGGTGGACACGGTGCTTCTTGGGGCACGCCACCGGCCCTTCTGG CTGGAGTTTGTTGGCCTGGTGGACTTGGATGGCCCTGGGCACCAGGGCGCGGGGGTGGACAACCTGATCATGAAGGACTGCAGCCCCACGGCGACCAGCGAGTCAGACACAG AGATCTCATGTAACTTTGAGCGGGACACATGCGGCTGGCACATCAGCCACCTCACAGACAGTCACTGGCACCGCATGGAGAGCCATGGCCCTGGGTACGACCACACCACAGGCCGAG GCTACTTCATGCTCCTCGACCCCACAGACCCCCCAGCCCGGGGCCCTGGTGCCCAGCTGCTCACCCAGCCCCAGGTGCCGGCAGGCTCTCGGGAGTGTCTCTCCTTCTGGTACCACCTTCACGGACCCCAGATCG GGACGCTGCGCCTGGTGATGAGACGGGATGGGGAGGTGGACACACACCTGTGGTCACGCTCTGGCACCCATGGCAACCGCTGGCACGAGGCCTGGGCCACCCTCCACCACCAGCTGGACTCTGGCACCAAGTACCAA TTGCTGTTCGAGGGCCTCCGGAACGGGTACCACGGCACCATGGCGCTGGATGACGTGGCTGTGCGGCCTGGGCCCTGCTGGGCTCCCAAACGCTGCTCCTTCGAGGACTCAGCCTGCGGCTTCTCCACCAGGGGCCAGGGCCTCTGGATGCGCCAGACCAATGCCACAGGCCACACTGCCTGGGGCCCTCGTGCTGACCACACCACGGAGACGGCTCAGG GGCACTACATGGTGGTGAACACGagcccacaggccctgccccGCGGCCACATAGCCTCCCTGACCTCAGAGGAGCACAGGCCACtggcccagcctgcctgcctgacCTTCTGGTACCACCTGAGCCTCCAAAACCCAG GCACCCTGCAGGTCCACGTGGAGGAGGCCAGGAGACGCCAGGTGCTCAGCATCAGTGCCCATGGAGGGTTTGCCTGGCGCCTGGGCAGCGTGGATGTACAGGCTGAGCAGGCCTGGAGGGTGAGTGTGCAGGTGGGTCCTTCCTCACCCTCAAAGGCTCCAGACTATGTGAGGCTACTCTGCCCTGTGCCTGCCCAGGTGGTGTTTGAGGCTGTGGCCGCCGGCGTGGAGCACTCCTACATCGCTCTGGACGACCTGCTCCTCCAGGACGGGCCCTGCCCTCGGCCAG CTTCCTGTGACTTTGAGGctggcctgtgtggctggagccacctgccctggcccagcctgggcgGATACAGCTGGGATTGGAGCAGTGGAGACACACCCTCCCGCTACCCCCAGCCCAGTGTGGACCACACCCTGGGCACGGAGGCAG GCCACTTTGCTCTCTTTGAAACTGGCgtgctggggcctgggggccGGGCGGCCTGGCTGCGcagccagcctctgcctcccaccGTGGTCTCCTGCCTCCGCTTCTGGTACCACATGGGCTTTCCCGAGCACTTCT ACAAGGGTGAGCTGAGGGTGCTCCTGAGCAGTGCCCAGGGCCAGCTGGTCCTGTGGGGTGCGGGCGGGCACCTGCGGCACCAGTGGCTGGAAAGCCGCCTGGAAGTGGCCAGCACTGAGGAGTTCCAG ATCGTGTTTGAAGCCACGCTGGGTggccagccagccctggggcccatTGCCCTGGATGACATTGAGTATCTGGCCGGGCAGCGCTGCCAGCTGCCTGCACCCAGCCAGG GGGACGCGGCAGTGGCCACATCTCAGGCCACAGTGCCAGCTGTGGTTGGCggtgccctcctcctcctcgtgcTCCTGGTACTGCTGGCACTCGTGGGAAGGCACTGGCTGTGGAAGAAGGGGGACTGTGCCTTTGGGGCCAAGAGGGCAGCTGCAGCCCCAGGCTTTGACAACATTCTCTTCAATGCG GATGGTGTCATCCTGCCGGTGTCGGTCACCAACGACCAGTAG
- the MAMDC4 gene encoding apical endosomal glycoprotein isoform X6, giving the protein MWDGPGQTGRGVILPQATWLSLLAAGFPGWAWVPNHCKTPSEAVCNFVCDCRDCSDEAQCGYQGASPTVGAPFVCDFEQDSCGWRDISTSGYSWLRDRAGAVLEGPGPHSDHTLGTDLGWYMAVGTHRGKEVSTAALRSPILHEAGPACELRLWYHTASGDVAELRLELTHSMETLTLWQSSGPWGPGWQELVVATGRIRGNFQVTFSATRNATHRGTVALDDLAFWGCGLPTPQARCLPGHHHCQNKACVEPHQLCDGDDNCGDGSDEDTPLCSHHMATNFETGLGLWDNLEGWARNHSTSSPERPAWPRRDHSWNSAQGSFLVSVAEPSAPAILSSPEFQASGPHNCSLVFYHYLHGSEAGSLQLLLQTGGPGAPQAPVLLRRRHGELGAMWVRDRVDIQSKHPFRIVLAGQTGPGGIVGLDDLILSDHCKPVLVVSGPPPGLWAPVPWPQPSSLQPWDFCEPGHLSCGDLCVPPEQLCDFQQQCMGGEDEQECGTTDFETPMAGGWEDASVGRLQWGRHLAQESRVPSTHASGAAAGYFLSVQRAWGQLTAEARVLTPALGPSGPRCELHMAYYFQSHPQGFLALVVVEDGNRELVWQVPSSSSGGWKVDTVLLGARHRPFWLEFVGLVDLDGPGHQGAGVDNLIMKDCSPTATSESDTGYFMLLDPTDPPARGPGAQLLTQPQVPAGSRECLSFWYHLHGPQIGTLRLVMRRDGEVDTHLWSRSGTHGNRWHEAWATLHHQLDSGTKYQLLFEGLRNGYHGTMALDDVAVRPGPCWAPKRCSFEDSACGFSTRGQGLWMRQTNATGHTAWGPRADHTTETAQGHYMVVNTSPQALPRGHIASLTSEEHRPLAQPACLTFWYHLSLQNPGTLQVHVEEARRRQVLSISAHGGFAWRLGSVDVQAEQAWRVSVQVGPSSPSKAPDYVRLLCPVPAQVVFEAVAAGVEHSYIALDDLLLQDGPCPRPASCDFEAGLCGWSHLPWPSLGGYSWDWSSGDTPSRYPQPSVDHTLGTEAGHFALFETGVLGPGGRAAWLRSQPLPPTVVSCLRFWYHMGFPEHFYKGELRVLLSSAQGQLVLWGAGGHLRHQWLESRLEVASTEEFQVRPGDLRGSGGVILLLGSTQPLFSTYQIVFEATLGGQPALGPIALDDIEYLAGQRCQLPAPSQGDAAVATSQATVPAVVGGALLLLVLLVLLALVGRHWLWKKGDCAFGAKRAAAAPGFDNILFNADGVILPVSVTNDQ; this is encoded by the exons ATGTGGGACGGTCCTGGGCAAACCGGGAGGGGAGTCATTCTGCCCCAGGCCACCTGGCTGTCTCTGCTGGCAGCAGGGTTCCCAGGCTGGGCCTGGGTCCCCAACCACTGCAAGACCCCCAGCGAGGCCGTGTGCAACTTCGTGTGTGACTGCAGGGACTGCTCCGATGAGGCCCAGTGCG GTTACCAGGGGGCTTCACCCACCGTGGGCGCCCCCTTTGTCTGCGACTTTGAGCAGGACTCCTGTGGCTGGCGGGACATCAGCACCTCCGGCTACAGCTGGCTCCGAGACCGGGCAGGAGCTGTGCTGGAGGGTCCAGGGCCACACTCAGACCACACTCTCGGCACCGACCTGG GCTGGTACATGGCTGTTGGCACGCACCGTGGGAAGGAGGTGTCCACTGCAGCCCTGCGCTCTCCCATCCTGCATGAGGCAGGCCCTGCCTGTGAGCTGAGGCTCTGGTACCACACGGCCTCTGGAG ATGTGGCTGAGCTGCGCCTGGAGCTGACCCACAGTATGGAGACACTGACCCTGTGGCAGAGCTcagggccctggggcccaggctggcaGGAGCTGGTGGTGGCCACCGGCCGCATCCGGGGCAACTTCCAA GTGACCTTCTCTGCTACCCGAAATGCTACCCACAGGGGCACTGTGGCCTTGGACGACCTGGCCTTCTGGGGCTGTGGACTGCCCA CCCCCCAGGCGCGCTGCCTCCCGGGCCATCATCATTGCCAGAACAAGGCCTGCGTGGAGCCCCATCAGCTGTGCGACGGGGACGACAACTGTGGGGATGGTTCAGATGAGGACACTCCTCTCTGCA GCCACCACATGGCCACTAACTTTGAGACAGGCCTGGGCCTGTGGGACAATTTGGAGGGCTGGGCCCGGAACCACAGCACGAGTAGCCCCGAGCGCCCCGCCTGGCCACGCCGTGACCACAGCTGGAACAGCGCACAGG GCTCCTTCCTGGTCTCCGTGGCCGAGCCCAGCGCCCCTGCCATCTTGTCCAGTCCTGAGTTCCAAGCCTCAGGCCCCCACAACTGCTCG CTTGTCTTCTATCACTACCTGCACGGCTCTGAGGCTGGCAGCCTCCAGCTGCTCCTGCAGACTGGGGGCCCCGGAGCCCCCCAGGCCCCCGTCCTGCTGCGCAGGCGTCATGGGGAGCTGGGGGCCATGTGGGTCCGAGACCGAGTTGACATCCAGAGCAAGCACCCCTTCCGG ATCGTCCTGGCGGGGCAGACAGGGCCGGGGGGCATTGTGGGCCTGGATGACCTCATCCTGTCAGACCACTGCAAACCAGTCCTGG TGGTGTCTGGCCCACCTCCGGGGCTCTGGGCCCCAGTGCCCTGGCCCCAGCCATCCAGCCTGCAGCCCTGGGATTTCTGTGAGCCAGGACATCTCTCCTGTGGGGACCTGTGTGTCCCCCCAgagcagctgtgtgacttccaGCAGCAGTGCATGGGGGGCGAGGACGAGCAGGAGTGTG GCACCACGGACTTCGAGACCCCCAtggctgggggttgggaggaTGCCAGCGTGGGGCGGCTGCAGTGGGGGCGTCACCTGGCCCAGGAAAGCAGGGTCCCTAGCACCCATGCCAGCGGGGCTGCTGCTG GGTACTTCCTGTCCGTGCAAAGAGCCTGGGGGCAGCTGACGGCGGAGGCCCGGGTTCTCACAccagccctgggcccctcagGCCCCCGCTGTGAACTCCACATGGCTTACTATTTTCAGAGTCACCCCCAAG GCTTCCTGGCGCTGGTCGTGGTGGAGGATGGCAACCGCGAGCTGGTGTGGCAAGTCCCAAGCAGCAGCAGCGGAGGCTGGAAGGTGGACACGGTGCTTCTTGGGGCACGCCACCGGCCCTTCTGG CTGGAGTTTGTTGGCCTGGTGGACTTGGATGGCCCTGGGCACCAGGGCGCGGGGGTGGACAACCTGATCATGAAGGACTGCAGCCCCACGGCGACCAGCGAGTCAGACACAG GCTACTTCATGCTCCTCGACCCCACAGACCCCCCAGCCCGGGGCCCTGGTGCCCAGCTGCTCACCCAGCCCCAGGTGCCGGCAGGCTCTCGGGAGTGTCTCTCCTTCTGGTACCACCTTCACGGACCCCAGATCG GGACGCTGCGCCTGGTGATGAGACGGGATGGGGAGGTGGACACACACCTGTGGTCACGCTCTGGCACCCATGGCAACCGCTGGCACGAGGCCTGGGCCACCCTCCACCACCAGCTGGACTCTGGCACCAAGTACCAA TTGCTGTTCGAGGGCCTCCGGAACGGGTACCACGGCACCATGGCGCTGGATGACGTGGCTGTGCGGCCTGGGCCCTGCTGGGCTCCCAAACGCTGCTCCTTCGAGGACTCAGCCTGCGGCTTCTCCACCAGGGGCCAGGGCCTCTGGATGCGCCAGACCAATGCCACAGGCCACACTGCCTGGGGCCCTCGTGCTGACCACACCACGGAGACGGCTCAGG GGCACTACATGGTGGTGAACACGagcccacaggccctgccccGCGGCCACATAGCCTCCCTGACCTCAGAGGAGCACAGGCCACtggcccagcctgcctgcctgacCTTCTGGTACCACCTGAGCCTCCAAAACCCAG GCACCCTGCAGGTCCACGTGGAGGAGGCCAGGAGACGCCAGGTGCTCAGCATCAGTGCCCATGGAGGGTTTGCCTGGCGCCTGGGCAGCGTGGATGTACAGGCTGAGCAGGCCTGGAGGGTGAGTGTGCAGGTGGGTCCTTCCTCACCCTCAAAGGCTCCAGACTATGTGAGGCTACTCTGCCCTGTGCCTGCCCAGGTGGTGTTTGAGGCTGTGGCCGCCGGCGTGGAGCACTCCTACATCGCTCTGGACGACCTGCTCCTCCAGGACGGGCCCTGCCCTCGGCCAG CTTCCTGTGACTTTGAGGctggcctgtgtggctggagccacctgccctggcccagcctgggcgGATACAGCTGGGATTGGAGCAGTGGAGACACACCCTCCCGCTACCCCCAGCCCAGTGTGGACCACACCCTGGGCACGGAGGCAG GCCACTTTGCTCTCTTTGAAACTGGCgtgctggggcctgggggccGGGCGGCCTGGCTGCGcagccagcctctgcctcccaccGTGGTCTCCTGCCTCCGCTTCTGGTACCACATGGGCTTTCCCGAGCACTTCT ACAAGGGTGAGCTGAGGGTGCTCCTGAGCAGTGCCCAGGGCCAGCTGGTCCTGTGGGGTGCGGGCGGGCACCTGCGGCACCAGTGGCTGGAAAGCCGCCTGGAAGTGGCCAGCACTGAGGAGTTCCAGGTGAGGCCAGGAGACCTCAGAGGCTCAGGCGGGGTTATCCTTCTCCTCGGATCCACACAACCTCTTTTCTCCACCTATCAGATCGTGTTTGAAGCCACGCTGGGTggccagccagccctggggcccatTGCCCTGGATGACATTGAGTATCTGGCCGGGCAGCGCTGCCAGCTGCCTGCACCCAGCCAGG GGGACGCGGCAGTGGCCACATCTCAGGCCACAGTGCCAGCTGTGGTTGGCggtgccctcctcctcctcgtgcTCCTGGTACTGCTGGCACTCGTGGGAAGGCACTGGCTGTGGAAGAAGGGGGACTGTGCCTTTGGGGCCAAGAGGGCAGCTGCAGCCCCAGGCTTTGACAACATTCTCTTCAATGCG GATGGTGTCATCCTGCCGGTGTCGGTCACCAACGACCAGTAG